A single region of the Gracilibacillus caseinilyticus genome encodes:
- a CDS encoding YesL family protein gives MSGGAYGILRIPEWILKFAYLTVLWVIFSMAGLIAFGVFPATAALMAIQRQWLKKDADVSVLANFIHYYKKNFVKSNLVGYLWGTIVFTLYVYFQLIQLLDGPLYTFTFYGLVVTTLLSVLTAAYSFAVLVHFELPLFYVIKNAFLIMIVSPLTSVMIVSGCVILFFVFRHHPGLLVIFGPSVFTFLVLFSSYLAFLHIEKKQERQFMHTVKKVRSE, from the coding sequence ATGAGCGGGGGAGCTTATGGCATTTTACGGATACCTGAGTGGATTCTGAAGTTTGCATATTTAACCGTTTTGTGGGTGATTTTTTCGATGGCTGGCTTGATTGCATTCGGCGTGTTTCCTGCTACAGCTGCGCTTATGGCGATCCAGCGACAATGGCTGAAAAAAGATGCAGATGTATCTGTACTAGCAAATTTCATCCATTATTATAAGAAGAATTTTGTGAAAAGTAATTTGGTAGGTTATCTTTGGGGGACCATCGTCTTCACTTTGTATGTCTATTTTCAACTAATCCAGCTGTTAGATGGACCGCTATATACATTCACTTTTTATGGATTAGTAGTCACTACGTTGCTATCTGTGTTAACGGCAGCTTATTCATTTGCTGTTCTCGTTCATTTTGAGCTTCCATTATTCTATGTTATCAAAAATGCTTTTCTTATTATGATCGTTTCTCCTTTGACTAGTGTGATGATAGTTAGTGGATGTGTTATTCTTTTTTTCGTGTTCAGGCATCATCCAGGATTACTCGTTATCTTTGGGCCAAGTGTGTTCACTTTTCTAGTATTATTCTCGTCTTATCTGGCATTCCTTCATATAGAGAAGAAGCAGGAGCGGCAATTCATGCATACGGTAAAAAAAGTAAGAAGCGAATAA
- a CDS encoding sulfatase, translating into MKIIMISLDSLRANRLGCYGYHKPTSPYLDKIASDGVLFEKAFAADIPTEAAHTAIFTGKVGLKNGIVSHGSNLTNLPRSTAWLTTILRSSGFTTAAVDNLYQLKEWFARGYRYYINSVGDERWIDGKTVNGYAKEWLTEHKDEDFYLFLHYWDPHTPYLPPEENIDFFYDHNRDPYDPENKSMEAAYNHLAYPFFKQHHFDLIGPVTDAEYVNALYDAEVRYLDQRLQELDQHLEELGIKEETFLIIFGDHGESLTEHDIYWDHCGLYDTTVQVPLIMRWPGHIPKEQRIKGMVQQVDLFPTIMDVLKIDNDVTIDGKSLWPSIRGEENGTTDTVYLSECAWQAARGIRTETYKFIKTLDSGLFTRPPRELYDIKNDPLETNNLAASHPRLADQFEDTLDQWVKDMLAGEKDPMFRQLEVEGLPFKKRIERILNTVGLTWRDWRENPSKEKIDTLMKAKKANK; encoded by the coding sequence ATGAAAATAATCATGATTTCGCTAGATTCATTACGCGCCAACCGCTTAGGCTGCTACGGCTATCATAAACCGACGAGTCCTTATCTCGACAAAATAGCGAGTGATGGCGTTCTTTTTGAAAAAGCATTTGCAGCTGACATTCCTACAGAAGCAGCACATACAGCCATCTTCACCGGCAAAGTAGGGTTAAAAAATGGCATCGTCTCTCATGGCTCCAATTTGACAAACTTGCCGAGATCAACAGCATGGCTGACCACTATCCTCCGTTCATCAGGATTTACGACAGCGGCGGTGGATAACCTTTATCAATTGAAGGAATGGTTTGCCAGAGGCTATCGCTACTATATCAACAGCGTCGGCGATGAGCGTTGGATCGACGGCAAAACCGTTAACGGATATGCGAAAGAATGGTTAACCGAACATAAAGACGAAGATTTCTATCTTTTTCTTCATTACTGGGATCCCCATACTCCCTATTTACCACCAGAGGAAAACATCGATTTTTTTTACGATCACAATAGAGACCCTTATGATCCCGAGAATAAAAGTATGGAAGCAGCCTATAATCATCTGGCGTATCCTTTTTTCAAACAACATCATTTTGATTTAATTGGACCCGTGACCGATGCGGAATATGTTAATGCCTTATATGATGCGGAAGTTCGATATTTGGATCAGAGACTGCAAGAATTAGATCAACACCTTGAGGAATTAGGAATAAAAGAAGAGACATTCCTTATCATTTTTGGCGATCATGGAGAAAGCTTGACCGAGCATGATATTTATTGGGACCACTGTGGTCTTTATGATACGACCGTGCAAGTGCCCCTTATCATGAGATGGCCGGGTCATATCCCCAAAGAGCAAAGGATAAAAGGTATGGTGCAACAAGTCGATCTTTTTCCTACGATCATGGACGTCCTTAAGATCGATAATGATGTCACCATCGACGGAAAAAGTTTATGGCCATCGATCCGAGGTGAAGAAAACGGCACAACTGATACCGTCTACTTAAGTGAGTGTGCCTGGCAAGCAGCGAGAGGAATCCGGACCGAAACATATAAATTTATCAAAACATTAGATAGTGGCCTTTTTACAAGGCCACCCAGAGAATTATATGATATCAAAAATGATCCGCTTGAGACGAATAATCTCGCTGCCTCTCATCCCCGACTTGCCGACCAATTCGAAGATACACTAGATCAATGGGTAAAGGACATGCTGGCAGGGGAAAAAGATCCGATGTTCAGACAATTGGAAGTGGAAGGATTACCTTTTAAAAAGCGGATTGAGCGAATACTTAATACCGTAGGATTAACATGGCGTGATTGGAGAGAGAACCCTTCCAAAGAAAAAATAGATACATTAATGAAAGCTAAAAAAGCGAATAAATGA
- a CDS encoding M24 family metallopeptidase, with protein MNKRLEALVNWLNEEDIDVLFINSTENVYYVSNFHTDPHERLMGVFVFKEAEPLFILPGMEVNQLKDAGWQYEIVGYADHENPWDKIEAAFASRNQTDAKKVSFEEEVLTYSRASAFLNLFAEAEVIAAEDQLNGMRVVKDDSEIAIIKRAAEMADYGVQVGVNALQEGVTEMEVLAKIEYELKKKGIREMSFSTMVLFGEKGGDPHGNPGNRQLKPGDMVLFDLGVVLDGYCSDITRTVAYQSVTDKQKEIYHTVLKAEMAALEASKPGARIGDLDTTARDIITDPGYGDYFPHRLGHGLGINVHEFPSMSHLNDGVLQEGMVYTIEPGIYMPNIGGVRIEDDVLVTKDGCEALTKFPKELQIIE; from the coding sequence ATGAATAAACGATTAGAAGCGTTAGTGAACTGGTTAAACGAGGAAGACATTGACGTTCTATTTATCAACTCAACAGAAAATGTCTATTATGTATCAAACTTTCATACAGATCCGCATGAACGGTTGATGGGGGTGTTCGTATTTAAGGAGGCAGAGCCATTATTTATCCTGCCTGGCATGGAAGTGAATCAATTAAAAGATGCAGGCTGGCAATATGAAATCGTCGGTTACGCAGACCATGAAAATCCATGGGACAAGATTGAAGCAGCTTTCGCCTCAAGAAATCAGACCGATGCGAAGAAAGTCTCCTTTGAAGAGGAGGTTCTTACCTATAGTCGTGCCAGCGCTTTTCTTAACCTTTTTGCAGAAGCGGAGGTTATTGCTGCAGAAGATCAATTAAATGGTATGCGGGTTGTCAAAGATGATAGCGAGATAGCGATTATCAAGCGTGCAGCCGAAATGGCTGACTATGGTGTTCAAGTAGGCGTAAATGCACTCCAAGAAGGTGTCACCGAGATGGAGGTATTAGCCAAGATTGAGTATGAGCTGAAGAAAAAAGGCATTCGTGAAATGTCCTTCTCTACGATGGTGTTATTCGGCGAAAAGGGTGGTGACCCACACGGCAATCCAGGAAATCGCCAATTAAAACCAGGTGATATGGTGTTATTTGATTTAGGCGTCGTACTTGACGGTTATTGCTCCGACATCACCAGAACGGTTGCCTATCAATCAGTAACGGACAAACAGAAAGAAATCTATCACACCGTATTAAAAGCTGAAATGGCAGCATTGGAGGCTAGCAAGCCAGGTGCTCGTATTGGCGACCTTGATACCACCGCAAGAGATATTATTACAGATCCGGGATATGGAGACTATTTTCCACATCGACTGGGCCATGGGCTGGGAATTAATGTACATGAGTTTCCATCCATGAGTCATTTAAATGATGGTGTTTTACAAGAAGGAATGGTTTATACGATTGAGCCAGGAATTTATATGCCAAATATCGGCGGGGTTCGAATTGAAGATGATGTGCTTGTGACAAAAGATGGTTGCGAAGCACTCACCAAGTTTCCGAAAGAATTGCAGATTATTGAATGA
- the cdiI gene encoding ribonuclease toxin immunity protein CdiI — MKNGKVVGAGREITGVVSNGLQFRGFLNESGEITNFFPTLDYNEGVVIIVEDKYRKLISYFYLHMGDGKFLRILRSYANGEGYGDEYARFVFADYYEEWEEDYFGKDRIAYYIDRPLVEKDEEITLDYSTLYRYLREDCDRYLEEYPQDKSEVEEL, encoded by the coding sequence ATGAAAAATGGTAAGGTCGTTGGCGCGGGGAGAGAGATAACAGGTGTTGTCTCTAACGGACTGCAATTTAGAGGTTTTCTTAATGAATCAGGCGAAATAACAAATTTTTTTCCTACACTGGATTACAATGAAGGAGTTGTAATCATCGTGGAAGATAAGTATAGAAAATTAATTAGTTACTTTTATCTCCATATGGGAGATGGAAAATTTTTAAGAATCTTAAGAAGCTATGCTAACGGCGAAGGATATGGCGACGAATATGCGAGGTTTGTGTTTGCTGACTATTATGAGGAATGGGAAGAAGACTACTTTGGTAAAGATAGAATAGCTTATTACATTGATCGTCCTCTAGTAGAGAAAGATGAAGAAATTACTTTAGATTATTCTACATTATATAGATATTTAAGAGAAGATTGTGATCGCTATCTTGAAGAATATCCTCAAGATAAATCAGAGGTAGAAGAACTATGA
- a CDS encoding DUF1569 domain-containing protein has product MHSIFDEYCTDEIVKRIDKLNEHSQPKWGKMAVAQMLAHCSAFQDIAMGNSSPPRGLLGKVVGRMAKPIFFNDKPLPLNMSTIPAILIADKKHFERERERLKQKIITFQENGPEKCTSHPHPFFGKLTPEQWGKGIFKHLDHHLKQFDV; this is encoded by the coding sequence ATGCATAGTATTTTTGATGAATATTGTACAGATGAAATAGTTAAACGGATTGATAAATTAAATGAACATTCCCAACCGAAATGGGGGAAAATGGCTGTTGCCCAAATGTTAGCTCATTGCTCTGCCTTCCAAGATATCGCTATGGGAAATTCTTCTCCTCCAAGAGGTTTGTTAGGTAAAGTAGTAGGAAGAATGGCAAAACCGATCTTTTTTAACGACAAGCCTTTACCATTAAATATGTCTACCATTCCAGCCATTTTAATTGCAGATAAGAAGCATTTTGAAAGAGAAAGAGAAAGGCTTAAACAGAAAATAATAACATTCCAAGAAAATGGTCCAGAAAAATGTACAAGTCATCCACATCCGTTTTTCGGGAAACTAACTCCCGAACAGTGGGGGAAAGGAATTTTTAAGCATCTTGACCATCATTTGAAACAGTTTGATGTTTAG
- a CDS encoding LURP-one-related/scramblase family protein translates to MKQLYIKQKVFSLSGKFTVKDQQEQDVYYVEGSFMKVPKTFSIMDTARDEIARITKKTFSFLPKFLVEVNGREVLTIKKEFSFLKARYTIDAAGIEVHGNWWDMDFQLLQHGEIVGEVGKEWFSWGDSYKVQVIDEEMESIIIALVVAIDCVKADQAAASSATSV, encoded by the coding sequence ATGAAGCAACTTTATATCAAACAGAAGGTATTCAGTCTAAGCGGAAAATTCACAGTGAAAGATCAGCAGGAGCAGGATGTATATTATGTGGAGGGAAGTTTCATGAAAGTGCCAAAGACTTTCTCCATTATGGATACAGCGAGAGATGAAATAGCACGCATTACGAAAAAGACGTTCAGCTTTTTACCAAAGTTTTTAGTGGAGGTAAACGGTCGAGAGGTATTAACCATAAAAAAGGAATTTTCTTTCTTGAAAGCACGATATACAATTGATGCGGCAGGGATTGAAGTACATGGTAATTGGTGGGACATGGATTTCCAATTGTTGCAGCATGGTGAAATTGTAGGTGAAGTGGGCAAGGAGTGGTTCTCGTGGGGAGATAGCTACAAGGTTCAAGTAATAGATGAAGAAATGGAAAGTATTATTATTGCACTCGTTGTTGCGATTGATTGTGTGAAGGCTGATCAAGCAGCTGCTTCCTCAGCGACGTCGGTTTAA
- the thiC gene encoding phosphomethylpyrimidine synthase ThiC gives MSTTSVSEKNISIMSSFSGSKKVYVEGSRPDIKVPMREIELSPTTGTFGDEENPPVRVYDTSGPYTDSHYSVDITKGLPALRSKWIQERKDVEEYEGREIKPEDNGYQDENDPRANHNVFPGLKRKLLRAKKGCNVTQLHYAKRGIITPEMEFIAIRENMEPEFIRDEVARGRAIIPSNINHPESEPMIIGRHFHVKINANIGNSAVSSSIEQEVEKMTWATRWGADNIMDLSTGKNIHTTREWIIRNAAVPVGTVPIYQALEKVNGVAEDLTWEIYRDTLIEQAEQGVDYFTIHAGVLLRYVPLTAKRLTGIVSRGGSIMAQWCLYHHQESFLYTHFEDICEIMKTYDVSISLGDGLRPGSIADANDEAQFAELETLGELTKIAWEHDVQVMVEGPGHVPMHLIKENMDKQLEVCEEAPFYTLGPLTTDIAPGYDHITSAIGAAMIGWYGTAMLCYVTPKEHLGLPNRDDVREGVITYKIAAHAADLAKGHPGSHKRDDALSKARFEFRWRDQFHLSLDPERALAFHDETLPAEGAKTAHFCSMCGPKFCSMRISQDIRHYAKENKLDTEEAIEKGMKEKANEFKEAGSKLYQ, from the coding sequence ATGTCAACAACCTCAGTAAGTGAAAAAAACATTTCCATCATGTCTAGCTTTTCAGGAAGTAAAAAAGTATATGTAGAAGGTTCTAGACCAGACATTAAGGTACCGATGCGTGAAATTGAGCTAAGTCCTACTACAGGAACCTTCGGTGATGAAGAGAATCCACCCGTCCGCGTCTATGATACGAGCGGACCGTATACAGATTCTCATTACTCGGTGGATATAACCAAGGGCCTTCCTGCACTTAGAAGTAAATGGATCCAGGAAAGAAAAGATGTCGAAGAATATGAAGGGAGAGAAATAAAGCCTGAAGATAATGGCTATCAAGATGAAAATGATCCTCGTGCCAACCATAACGTCTTTCCTGGTTTAAAAAGAAAACTGTTACGTGCCAAAAAAGGGTGCAATGTAACACAACTTCATTATGCAAAAAGAGGAATAATTACGCCTGAAATGGAATTTATCGCGATAAGGGAAAATATGGAACCTGAATTTATTCGTGATGAAGTAGCACGAGGACGAGCGATTATCCCATCTAATATCAACCACCCAGAGTCAGAACCGATGATCATCGGGCGACATTTCCATGTTAAAATCAATGCAAATATTGGGAATTCTGCAGTTTCATCTTCCATCGAACAAGAGGTGGAAAAAATGACTTGGGCAACACGCTGGGGCGCTGATAATATTATGGACCTTTCTACAGGGAAAAATATTCATACAACTCGTGAATGGATTATTCGAAATGCTGCTGTCCCTGTGGGTACAGTTCCTATTTATCAAGCACTTGAAAAAGTAAATGGCGTTGCAGAGGATCTAACATGGGAAATCTACCGCGATACGTTAATCGAACAAGCGGAACAAGGTGTAGATTATTTCACTATTCATGCCGGCGTTCTTTTAAGATATGTACCGTTAACAGCAAAACGTTTAACAGGAATTGTATCCAGAGGTGGATCGATAATGGCACAATGGTGTCTCTATCATCATCAGGAAAGTTTTTTATATACTCATTTTGAAGATATCTGTGAAATTATGAAAACCTATGATGTATCCATTTCTTTAGGAGACGGCTTACGACCTGGATCCATTGCAGATGCAAATGATGAAGCTCAATTTGCAGAATTAGAAACGCTTGGAGAGCTAACAAAGATTGCTTGGGAACATGATGTGCAGGTTATGGTTGAAGGACCCGGACACGTTCCAATGCACCTTATTAAAGAAAATATGGATAAACAGCTAGAAGTGTGTGAAGAAGCACCTTTCTATACACTCGGGCCACTGACTACTGATATAGCTCCTGGATATGATCACATTACATCGGCTATTGGTGCTGCCATGATTGGTTGGTATGGTACTGCTATGCTTTGCTATGTTACGCCTAAAGAACACTTAGGTTTACCAAATCGAGATGATGTACGTGAAGGGGTTATCACATATAAGATCGCTGCACATGCTGCCGATTTAGCAAAGGGACATCCCGGATCTCACAAAAGAGACGATGCCTTATCAAAAGCTCGATTTGAATTCCGTTGGAGAGATCAGTTTCATTTATCATTAGATCCGGAACGTGCATTAGCATTTCACGATGAAACACTACCTGCAGAAGGGGCAAAAACAGCACATTTCTGCTCCATGTGTGGACCGAAATTCTGCAGTATGAGGATCTCTCAGGATATTCGTCATTACGCTAAAGAAAATAAGCTGGATACAGAGGAAGCCATAGAAAAAGGAATGAAAGAAAAAGCTAATGAATTTAAAGAAGCTGGAAGTAAATTATATCAGTAA
- a CDS encoding DUF3888 domain-containing protein, whose translation MKKLTIFLTLIISLVSYDTPAFSQTVNEADTELCETIKYALINSLREPIDKAISEIYKDDEGAPESLMWASYDTEILKIKQLYGVGGAYEITLKVKPYYRAHITYGEDIIVVSADGKLIDYEHLKTYLRMDFN comes from the coding sequence ATGAAAAAGCTAACTATATTCCTTACTTTAATAATATCTTTAGTAAGCTATGACACCCCAGCATTTTCACAAACGGTAAATGAAGCTGATACGGAGTTATGTGAAACAATTAAATATGCACTAATCAATAGCCTAAGAGAGCCAATTGATAAAGCAATATCTGAAATTTATAAAGATGATGAAGGTGCACCAGAAAGTCTTATGTGGGCTTCATATGATACGGAGATATTAAAGATAAAGCAATTATATGGTGTTGGTGGAGCATATGAAATCACATTAAAAGTAAAACCTTATTATCGTGCTCATATTACTTATGGTGAAGATATAATTGTAGTAAGTGCAGATGGTAAGTTAATTGATTATGAACATCTAAAAACTTATTTAAGAATGGATTTTAACTAA
- a CDS encoding VOC family protein yields MKNLLLESHCVFPTLDIIKTAIFYEQKMGFKAVQYLDANEPHICLYRDTTEIILTKTNGQKVIPNRDLYGYGYDAYFITKNQEELQEEFINSNIKIIRTLENTDYNNKEFVIEDIDGRWIGFGIKVG; encoded by the coding sequence ATGAAGAACTTACTATTAGAATCACACTGTGTATTTCCAACACTAGATATAATTAAAACAGCAATTTTTTATGAACAAAAGATGGGATTTAAAGCTGTACAGTATTTGGACGCAAATGAACCTCATATTTGTTTATACCGTGATACTACTGAAATTATTTTAACTAAGACTAATGGACAAAAAGTAATTCCTAATAGAGACCTCTATGGATATGGATATGACGCTTACTTTATAACCAAGAATCAAGAAGAACTCCAAGAAGAGTTCATTAACTCGAATATAAAAATAATCCGTACCTTAGAAAATACGGATTACAATAATAAAGAATTTGTAATTGAAGATATTGATGGAAGATGGATAGGATTTGGGATTAAAGTCGGTTAA
- a CDS encoding dienelactone hydrolase family protein — MIQILNEADSLIIVIHEIYGINQHMTSFCERLSEQGFDVICPNLLKREQPFDYSEEEIAYQNFIENVGFTEAVHKIKNVLVSIKLEYKKIYIIGFSIGATVAWLCSEEDYLDGIVGYYGSRIRNYKELVPARPTILFFPQKERFFDVNELISNLDKRNTEIHEFNGEHGFSDPYSPNFNAKSASDAFDEMLNFIRRH; from the coding sequence ATGATTCAGATACTGAATGAGGCAGATAGTTTAATTATTGTGATTCACGAAATATATGGAATTAATCAACACATGACGAGTTTTTGTGAAAGATTATCAGAACAGGGCTTTGATGTTATCTGTCCGAACTTACTAAAACGTGAGCAACCTTTCGATTATTCCGAAGAAGAGATTGCCTATCAAAATTTTATAGAGAATGTTGGGTTTACTGAGGCTGTTCATAAAATAAAAAACGTATTAGTAAGTATTAAATTGGAATACAAAAAAATATACATTATTGGATTTAGTATAGGAGCAACTGTTGCTTGGCTGTGTAGTGAGGAAGATTATCTCGATGGGATAGTAGGATATTATGGTTCAAGAATTAGGAATTACAAAGAATTAGTCCCAGCAAGACCCACAATTTTATTCTTTCCGCAGAAAGAACGGTTCTTTGATGTTAATGAATTAATTTCAAATCTGGATAAAAGAAATACTGAAATACATGAATTTAATGGAGAACATGGATTTAGCGACCCATACTCTCCTAATTTTAATGCAAAATCAGCCTCAGATGCTTTCGATGAAATGCTTAACTTTATTAGAAGACATTGA
- a CDS encoding HAD hydrolase-like protein has translation MAQSLIFDMDGTLFQTDKILELSLDDTFSCLRSLNKWDKETPIDKYREIMGVPLPKVWETLLPNHTVKEREQMDAYFLERLIENISSGKGALYPNVKEVFSYLKENDCSIYIASNGLTEYLKAIVSYYHLDEWVTETFSIQQIESLNKSDLVQGIIKKYGITNGAVVGDRLSDINAAKDNDLVSIGCNFDFAREDELSQADMVINDLTELQTILTKVNN, from the coding sequence ATGGCACAATCACTAATCTTTGATATGGATGGAACACTATTTCAAACAGATAAGATATTGGAATTATCACTGGATGATACTTTTAGCTGTTTACGGTCATTAAATAAGTGGGATAAGGAAACGCCTATTGATAAATACCGTGAAATTATGGGGGTTCCTTTACCGAAAGTATGGGAGACTTTGTTACCTAATCATACCGTTAAGGAAAGAGAACAAATGGATGCTTATTTTTTAGAAAGGCTAATTGAAAATATAAGCAGTGGTAAAGGTGCTTTATATCCTAATGTAAAAGAAGTCTTTAGTTATTTAAAAGAGAATGATTGTTCAATATACATAGCAAGTAATGGCTTAACGGAATATTTAAAAGCGATTGTCAGTTATTATCATTTGGATGAATGGGTTACGGAAACATTCAGTATCCAACAAATTGAATCGTTGAATAAATCGGATTTGGTCCAAGGTATTATAAAAAAATACGGCATCACTAATGGAGCAGTAGTTGGAGACCGACTTTCAGATATAAATGCAGCCAAAGATAATGATTTAGTTTCAATTGGATGCAACTTTGACTTTGCACGAGAGGATGAACTTTCTCAAGCTGATATGGTCATTAACGATTTAACAGAGCTACAAACAATATTAACTAAAGTAAACAATTAG
- a CDS encoding SMI1/KNR4 family protein yields the protein MTNNESISEAKQLIERIKLKYPEFVDKTASESDIARLERKLNIKLPKWYIELYTTVPLIGAEFGVQEDEPIGDYDGVSYMIWGSVDDIIEENTEYEPGTSALKDGYVFIASCSHGSGDPIFIKLNSDEPGVCRIYHDDFTKSQLAENVVSLFKNAKI from the coding sequence ATGACAAATAATGAATCCATATCTGAAGCAAAACAATTAATTGAAAGAATTAAGTTGAAATATCCAGAATTTGTTGATAAAACAGCAAGCGAAAGTGATATAGCGAGATTAGAAAGAAAATTGAATATAAAATTACCAAAATGGTACATTGAACTTTATACAACGGTTCCCTTAATCGGTGCAGAGTTTGGAGTTCAAGAAGATGAGCCAATTGGGGATTATGATGGTGTTTCTTATATGATATGGGGTAGTGTGGACGATATAATAGAAGAAAACACCGAATATGAACCTGGAACATCAGCATTAAAAGACGGATACGTTTTTATAGCCAGTTGCTCCCATGGTAGTGGTGACCCCATATTTATCAAACTGAACTCTGATGAGCCAGGAGTATGTCGTATATATCACGATGATTTTACAAAATCTCAATTAGCAGAAAACGTAGTTTCTTTGTTTAAGAATGCAAAAATTTAA
- a CDS encoding group-specific protein, whose amino-acid sequence MKKFYVASSFKNIDTVRYVSTELINKGYIQTYDWTKNERASTIDDLKEIGQEEKNAVMEADFIIVLLPAGKGSHIEFGIALGQGKRIYLYSQNDEVHKFETTSTFYHLSEVEKCIGTIDELIVTVTK is encoded by the coding sequence ATGAAAAAATTTTATGTTGCATCGAGTTTTAAAAATATAGATACAGTTCGTTACGTTAGTACTGAGTTAATAAACAAAGGTTATATTCAAACATATGATTGGACAAAAAATGAAAGAGCTTCAACGATTGACGATTTAAAAGAAATAGGACAAGAAGAAAAGAATGCTGTAATGGAAGCAGATTTTATAATAGTTTTATTACCAGCAGGCAAAGGAAGTCATATTGAATTTGGTATTGCACTTGGACAAGGAAAAAGAATTTATCTCTATTCACAAAATGATGAAGTACATAAATTCGAAACAACAAGTACGTTTTACCACTTATCTGAAGTTGAGAAATGTATTGGAACCATTGATGAGTTGATTGTAACAGTGACAAAATAA
- a CDS encoding GNAT family N-acetyltransferase, producing MTYEFSVMTQKQAENIAFNWHYEGEYSFYNMEADEEDLTEFLNPEERGNSTFSVTIENELVAFLSFSKVAHRTCDIGLGMRPDLTGQGNGTEFLRAGINFIQSEFKPEKITLSVATFNQRAIKLYRKVGFKDVETFMQDTNGSTFEFLKMEYKC from the coding sequence ATGACTTATGAATTTAGTGTCATGACACAAAAACAAGCAGAAAATATTGCATTTAACTGGCATTATGAAGGCGAATATTCATTTTATAATATGGAAGCTGATGAAGAAGATTTAACTGAATTTTTAAACCCAGAAGAAAGAGGGAACTCAACATTTTCTGTAACAATAGAAAATGAATTGGTTGCGTTCCTTAGTTTTAGTAAAGTTGCCCACAGAACCTGTGATATTGGTTTAGGAATGAGACCTGATTTAACTGGACAAGGTAATGGGACAGAATTTTTAAGAGCAGGTATTAACTTTATTCAATCTGAGTTTAAACCTGAAAAAATAACATTATCAGTTGCAACTTTTAATCAAAGAGCAATAAAGTTATATAGAAAAGTCGGATTTAAAGATGTAGAGACTTTCATGCAAGATACAAATGGAAGTACATTTGAGTTTCTGAAGATGGAGTATAAATGTTAA
- a CDS encoding methylated-DNA--[protein]-cysteine S-methyltransferase — MKNKHAQTIYYGTLNHGNWTIYIAATDQGLCFVGSPNKAINKLQIWTDKNRPNARLIEDDEKVSNYVHQTIEYLHGKRKTFDIPLDLKGTSFQKAVWKELQNIPYGEVVSYSDIAEKIGRPNAVRAVGTANGANPVMMVVPCHRVISKSGSLTGFRGGLEMKKALLAMEESNKTRV, encoded by the coding sequence ATGAAAAATAAACATGCACAAACCATCTATTATGGAACATTAAACCACGGAAATTGGACGATTTATATTGCAGCAACTGACCAAGGATTATGTTTTGTCGGCTCTCCAAATAAAGCGATAAACAAATTACAGATTTGGACAGATAAAAACAGGCCAAATGCAAGACTGATAGAAGATGATGAAAAAGTTAGTAACTATGTACATCAAACGATAGAATATCTGCATGGAAAAAGAAAAACATTTGATATTCCTCTCGATCTGAAAGGTACATCCTTTCAAAAAGCGGTTTGGAAGGAACTACAGAATATTCCTTATGGAGAAGTGGTGTCTTACTCGGATATTGCTGAGAAAATTGGGAGACCGAATGCTGTGCGCGCAGTCGGAACAGCTAATGGAGCAAATCCAGTTATGATGGTAGTGCCTTGTCATAGAGTAATTTCTAAAAGTGGTAGCCTAACTGGATTTCGTGGAGGCTTAGAGATGAAAAAAGCACTGCTTGCAATGGAAGAATCGAACAAGACGAGAGTGTAG